The Streptomyces kanamyceticus genome window below encodes:
- a CDS encoding carbohydrate ABC transporter permease, with protein MTTTTLTAPTTPERTAPTRGPAAARARRKRILHWIAVHSVAIAVALLFVLPFVFVFLTSVMSDSQAMSGDLWPNSWHWSNYKEVFETPGFLDWWRNSLMYAGLGTLFTVCSAIPVAYALAKFRFRGRRTAMLLVISTMMLPPQVIVIPMYLVWAQQFHLSGTLWPLIIPMAFGDAYSIFLLRQFLLTIPKEYIESAKVDGCGEFRTMVKIVVPMAKPGIAAIALFQFFYCWNDYFGPQIYAAQNPGAWTLSYGLESFKSAHSVNWNMTMAATLLVMAPVIIIFFFAQKAFVEGVTLTGVKG; from the coding sequence ATGACGACTACGACTCTCACCGCGCCGACGACACCCGAACGGACCGCCCCGACCCGGGGCCCCGCCGCCGCCCGCGCCCGCCGCAAGCGCATCCTGCACTGGATCGCCGTGCACAGCGTCGCGATAGCCGTCGCGCTGCTCTTCGTCCTGCCGTTCGTCTTCGTCTTCCTGACGTCGGTGATGAGCGACTCGCAGGCGATGAGCGGCGACCTGTGGCCCAACTCCTGGCACTGGTCGAACTACAAGGAGGTCTTCGAGACGCCGGGCTTCCTCGACTGGTGGCGCAACTCGCTGATGTACGCCGGTCTCGGGACCCTCTTCACCGTCTGCTCGGCGATCCCCGTGGCGTACGCGCTCGCCAAGTTCCGCTTCCGCGGGCGGCGCACCGCGATGCTGCTCGTCATCTCCACGATGATGCTGCCGCCGCAGGTCATCGTGATCCCGATGTACCTGGTGTGGGCCCAGCAGTTCCACCTCTCGGGCACGCTCTGGCCGCTGATCATCCCGATGGCGTTCGGCGACGCCTACTCGATCTTCCTGCTTCGTCAGTTCCTCCTCACCATCCCCAAGGAGTACATCGAGTCGGCGAAGGTCGACGGCTGCGGCGAGTTCCGCACCATGGTCAAGATCGTGGTGCCGATGGCCAAGCCCGGCATCGCCGCCATCGCGCTCTTCCAGTTCTTCTACTGCTGGAACGACTACTTCGGGCCGCAGATCTACGCGGCCCAGAACCCCGGCGCCTGGACGCTCAGTTACGGCCTGGAGTCGTTCAAGAGCGCGCACAGCGTCAACTGGAACATGACCATGGCGGCGACGCTGCTGGTCATGGCTCCCGTGATCATCATCTTCTTCTTCGCACAGAAGGCCTTCGTCGAAGGCGTCACCCTCACCGGAGTAAAGGGCTGA
- a CDS encoding ABC transporter substrate-binding protein, protein MPRWRIPTCASAALAAAGLLLSGCANPSVGSANDDPTKPVTLKFWHGWATPGEVKAVNDSIDRFEKLHPNIKVKATGNVSDETINQALRAGGDKAPDVVSSFTTNNVGQYCDSGMWANLDPFMKKTGLDKKKTFPKTLLDYTSYRGSQCALPLLADAYGMYYNKDAYKEAGIERPPRTMSEFKKVAEKLTVRSGKDSYKRVGFMPNFRFYQNSPDRLFAQWGPQYFDAKGDARLADEPKTYKFFKTADQLADAQGGYDDLERFRLTFGDEMSSQNAFLTGKVAMHLDGEWRGLMLDDAKAKFDWGVAPLPVPDDQADTYGRGFITGTVAGIAHSSKHQNAAWELVRFLTADTDQVVKFANAIHNVPSTFAALKSPKLDADPTFRTFFDILRNKHSKALPPSVNGGAYVVSLQDFSYSVEAGRVGDLRKGLKKLDDQIDADTLQSKS, encoded by the coding sequence ATGCCGCGATGGCGCATACCCACCTGCGCGTCCGCGGCGCTCGCCGCAGCCGGTCTGTTGCTCTCCGGCTGTGCCAACCCGAGCGTCGGCAGCGCGAACGACGACCCGACCAAGCCGGTCACCCTGAAGTTCTGGCACGGCTGGGCGACGCCCGGCGAGGTCAAGGCCGTCAACGACAGCATCGACCGGTTCGAGAAGCTGCACCCGAACATCAAGGTGAAGGCCACCGGGAACGTCTCCGACGAGACCATCAACCAGGCCCTGCGGGCGGGCGGCGACAAGGCCCCGGACGTGGTGTCCTCCTTCACCACCAACAACGTCGGCCAGTACTGCGACTCGGGGATGTGGGCGAACCTCGATCCGTTCATGAAGAAGACCGGCCTGGACAAGAAGAAGACCTTCCCCAAGACGCTTCTGGACTACACGAGTTACCGCGGCAGCCAGTGCGCCCTTCCGCTGCTCGCCGACGCCTACGGCATGTACTACAACAAGGACGCCTACAAGGAGGCGGGCATCGAGCGCCCGCCGCGCACGATGTCCGAGTTCAAGAAGGTCGCCGAGAAGCTCACCGTGCGCAGCGGCAAGGACTCGTACAAGCGGGTCGGGTTCATGCCCAACTTCCGCTTCTACCAGAACAGTCCGGACCGGCTCTTCGCGCAGTGGGGTCCCCAGTACTTCGACGCCAAGGGCGACGCGCGGCTCGCCGATGAGCCCAAGACGTACAAGTTCTTCAAGACGGCCGACCAACTCGCCGACGCACAGGGCGGGTACGACGACCTGGAGAGGTTCCGGCTGACCTTCGGCGACGAGATGTCCAGCCAGAACGCCTTCCTGACCGGCAAGGTCGCCATGCACCTGGACGGCGAGTGGCGCGGCCTGATGCTGGACGACGCGAAGGCGAAGTTCGACTGGGGCGTGGCGCCGCTGCCCGTCCCCGACGACCAGGCCGACACGTACGGACGCGGCTTCATCACCGGCACCGTCGCGGGGATCGCGCACAGCAGCAAGCACCAGAACGCCGCCTGGGAGCTGGTGCGGTTCCTGACCGCGGACACCGACCAGGTGGTGAAGTTCGCGAACGCCATCCACAACGTGCCCTCCACGTTCGCCGCCCTCAAGTCGCCCAAGCTGGACGCCGATCCGACCTTCCGGACCTTCTTCGACATCCTGCGGAACAAGCACAGCAAGGCCCTGCCGCCCTCCGTCAACGGCGGCGCCTACGTGGTCTCGCTGCAGGACTTCTCGTACTCCGTCGAGGCCGGACGCGTGGGTGATCTGCGCAAGGGGCTGAAGAAGCTCGACGACCAGATCGACGCCGACACCCTCCAGTCGAAGAGCTGA
- a CDS encoding nuclear transport factor 2 family protein, with amino-acid sequence MSEQSRTIVENAWKAFASHDGERISAVFTEDAEWLAPPGNATAVALEGPSHLVGRKAIVQFLASDFPRLFVRDVTVTFHGFYADGNRVIVEETMTATLANGNHYANDYCFVFELRDGLIHRVREYMDTARAHRMVFGEAPR; translated from the coding sequence ATGTCAGAGCAGAGCCGCACCATCGTCGAGAACGCGTGGAAGGCGTTCGCCAGTCACGACGGCGAGCGGATCTCCGCCGTCTTCACCGAGGACGCCGAGTGGCTGGCGCCCCCGGGGAACGCCACTGCCGTCGCGCTGGAGGGCCCTAGCCATCTGGTCGGCAGGAAGGCGATCGTGCAGTTCCTCGCCAGTGACTTTCCCCGCCTCTTCGTACGCGACGTCACCGTCACCTTTCACGGGTTCTACGCCGACGGCAATCGGGTCATCGTGGAAGAGACCATGACGGCGACCTTGGCCAACGGCAACCACTACGCCAACGACTACTGCTTCGTGTTCGAGCTCCGGGACGGGCTCATCCACCGGGTCCGCGAGTACATGGACACGGCCCGCGCGCACCGCATGGTCTTCGGCGAGGCTCCGCGGTAG
- a CDS encoding N-acetylglucosamine kinase: MGVGTSVLAIDAGNSKTDVAVVATDGTVVGAARGGGFQPPQIGVEPAVDILADAVTRAFTEAGVASVGHVSACLANADLPVEERELAEALRRRAWGASVDVRNDTFAILRAGLLEDAEPRGVAVVCGAGINCVGMLPDGRTARFPAIGRISGDWGGGGGLAEEALWFAARAEDGRGEATALREMLPAHFGLESMYALIEALHLGRIAPVRRHELTPVLFAAAAAGDAVARSVVDRMADEVVAMSTVALDRLDLLDEAAPVLLGGSVLAARHPQLDDRIRALLDERAPKAVPRVVAERPVLGAALLGLDQVGAPTEVHARVRAHYEAAAS; encoded by the coding sequence GTGGGCGTAGGCACGAGCGTGCTCGCGATCGACGCGGGCAACAGCAAGACCGACGTCGCGGTGGTGGCGACCGACGGCACCGTCGTCGGCGCGGCCCGCGGCGGCGGGTTCCAGCCGCCGCAGATCGGCGTCGAACCGGCGGTGGACATCCTCGCGGACGCGGTGACACGGGCGTTCACCGAGGCGGGCGTGGCCTCCGTGGGCCATGTCTCGGCCTGCCTCGCCAACGCCGATCTGCCCGTCGAGGAAAGGGAGTTGGCCGAGGCCCTGCGGCGGCGCGCGTGGGGCGCGTCGGTCGACGTACGCAACGACACCTTCGCCATCCTGCGCGCCGGGCTCCTGGAGGACGCCGAACCGCGCGGCGTCGCCGTGGTGTGCGGCGCGGGCATCAACTGCGTGGGCATGCTGCCCGACGGGCGCACCGCCCGCTTCCCCGCCATCGGCCGGATCTCCGGCGACTGGGGCGGGGGCGGCGGCCTCGCCGAGGAGGCGCTCTGGTTCGCGGCGCGCGCCGAGGACGGCCGCGGCGAGGCGACCGCGCTGCGCGAGATGCTGCCCGCGCACTTCGGCCTGGAGTCCATGTACGCGCTGATCGAGGCGCTGCACCTGGGCCGCATCGCCCCTGTGCGGCGGCACGAGTTGACGCCGGTGCTCTTCGCGGCCGCGGCGGCGGGCGACGCCGTGGCGCGCTCCGTGGTGGACCGGATGGCCGACGAGGTGGTGGCCATGTCGACCGTCGCCCTCGACCGCCTCGACCTGCTCGACGAGGCGGCGCCGGTGCTGCTCGGCGGCAGCGTCCTGGCCGCGCGCCATCCTCAACTGGACGACCGGATCAGGGCGTTGCTGGACGAGCGGGCGCCGAAGGCGGTGCCCCGGGTGGTGGCGGAGCGGCCCGTGCTGGGCGCCGCGCTCCTCGGCCTCGACCAGGTCGGGGCGCCGACCGAGGTGCACGCGCGCGTGCGGGCGCATTACGAGGCCGCGGCCTCCTGA
- a CDS encoding serine/threonine-protein kinase, whose protein sequence is MTSETDGVHEGDGVGGDGGDGGGGADESLDGGIKPLIAADPARFGPYLLLGRLGAGGMGRVYLARSESGRTVAVKVVHEEHVSDAQFRARFRREIDAARRVGERYTAPVLDADPDADLPWVATGYVPGLSLEQVVRGHGPLPAKSVLALADGLLHALKDIHSAGIVHRDLKPSNVMLTVEGPRVIDFGIARAMQTSVESLLTSTGMVIGSPGFMAPEQIQGQSAGPKSDVFTLGCVLTYAATGALPFGRGASNQHAVMYQIVEAEPDLDAVADDGLRALIARCLAKDVDERADLDELLEAAEGTRPPAAQASWLPADVVTRLAQQAARLLDAEASAPVREVAPVVAEGVDASSGAEVVDRETARLRAGAGAGAGDGDRAEAGAAEVAAVTGRAGGVGGSAPAGEGKRRRRPLVIALPVVAVLSVGGGTVAVLQPFGGDSDDGASPPSSSAPVTPGPNSSPSPEGSPSKGGKSKDKDGDNDGDEGKKDKKGDGGKDGADGADGADGKDGGGGKDSGDSDGSKGSGSGSSAGDGTSPGGSSDGDSGSGSGSGSGSGSGNGGGGGGGGLVPTFFAGAWKFSGDFNLGQPDSVTISRSGAVRLTMEKQAACTYAAKVTSSGSQGSRINIGTATFVGSRPPTCYPTMDPSYFTINGSGIQHNVGPSHGDGYYYARD, encoded by the coding sequence ATGACCAGTGAGACCGACGGGGTCCACGAAGGCGACGGAGTCGGCGGGGACGGCGGGGACGGCGGAGGCGGCGCGGACGAGAGCCTCGACGGGGGCATCAAGCCGCTGATCGCGGCGGATCCCGCCCGGTTCGGGCCCTATCTGCTGCTCGGCAGGCTCGGCGCGGGCGGCATGGGGCGGGTCTACCTCGCCCGCTCCGAGAGCGGCCGCACCGTCGCGGTGAAGGTCGTCCACGAGGAACACGTCTCGGACGCCCAGTTCAGGGCCCGTTTCCGGCGCGAGATCGACGCCGCGCGGCGTGTCGGTGAGCGCTACACCGCACCCGTGCTCGACGCGGACCCGGACGCCGACCTGCCCTGGGTCGCCACGGGGTACGTCCCCGGGCTCTCCCTCGAACAAGTCGTACGTGGCCACGGCCCGCTGCCCGCGAAGTCCGTCCTCGCGCTCGCCGACGGACTCCTGCACGCGCTCAAGGACATCCACTCGGCGGGGATCGTCCACCGCGACCTCAAGCCGTCGAACGTGATGCTGACCGTCGAGGGCCCGCGCGTCATCGACTTCGGCATCGCCCGCGCGATGCAGACCTCCGTGGAGTCGCTCCTCACCAGCACCGGCATGGTCATCGGTTCGCCCGGTTTCATGGCGCCCGAGCAGATCCAGGGCCAGAGCGCGGGTCCCAAGAGCGATGTGTTCACGCTCGGCTGCGTCCTGACGTACGCCGCGACGGGCGCGCTGCCCTTCGGACGCGGGGCCAGCAACCAGCACGCGGTCATGTACCAGATCGTCGAGGCAGAGCCCGACCTCGACGCGGTGGCCGACGACGGCCTGCGGGCGCTCATCGCCCGCTGCCTCGCCAAGGACGTGGACGAACGCGCGGACCTGGACGAGCTGTTGGAGGCTGCCGAGGGGACACGCCCGCCGGCGGCCCAGGCGTCGTGGCTGCCCGCCGACGTCGTCACGCGCCTCGCGCAGCAGGCGGCGCGACTCCTGGACGCGGAGGCTTCCGCGCCGGTACGGGAGGTGGCGCCGGTCGTCGCCGAGGGGGTGGACGCGTCCTCAGGGGCCGAGGTGGTGGACCGGGAGACGGCGCGGCTGCGTGCGGGGGCAGGGGCCGGGGCTGGGGATGGGGATAGGGCTGAGGCGGGAGCCGCCGAGGTGGCGGCGGTGACGGGTAGGGCAGGTGGGGTCGGTGGGAGTGCTCCCGCCGGGGAGGGGAAGCGGCGTCGCCGTCCCCTGGTGATCGCGCTCCCGGTCGTGGCCGTACTCTCCGTCGGCGGTGGCACGGTCGCGGTGCTGCAGCCGTTCGGCGGTGACAGCGACGACGGCGCGTCGCCGCCGTCCAGCAGCGCGCCGGTGACGCCGGGCCCCAACTCGTCGCCGTCGCCCGAGGGTTCACCGTCCAAGGGCGGCAAGTCCAAGGACAAGGACGGCGACAACGACGGGGACGAGGGGAAGAAGGACAAGAAGGGCGACGGCGGCAAGGACGGCGCGGACGGGGCGGACGGCGCTGACGGGAAGGACGGCGGCGGAGGCAAGGACTCCGGTGACTCGGACGGCTCCAAGGGCAGCGGCTCCGGCTCGTCCGCGGGTGACGGCACGTCGCCAGGGGGCTCGTCCGACGGCGACTCCGGTTCCGGTTCCGGTTCCGGTTCGGGATCCGGCTCGGGGAACGGGGGCGGCGGTGGGGGCGGTGGCCTCGTGCCCACGTTCTTCGCGGGGGCCTGGAAGTTCAGCGGCGACTTCAACCTCGGGCAGCCCGACTCGGTGACGATCTCCCGCAGCGGAGCCGTCCGGCTGACCATGGAGAAGCAGGCCGCGTGTACGTACGCGGCGAAGGTGACGTCGTCCGGGAGTCAGGGGAGCCGGATCAACATCGGCACGGCGACGTTCGTGGGCAGCCGTCCGCCCACCTGCTACCCGACGATGGACCCCTCGTACTTCACCATCAACGGCAGCGGCATCCAGCACAACGTGGGTCCTTCGCACGGGGACGGCTACTACTACGCCCGCGACTGA
- a CDS encoding ROK family transcriptional regulator, with protein sequence MAAAGTGSTPGTPGTPGTPRVLRAMNDRAVLDLLVLHGPLTRTRIGELTGLSKPTTSQLLGRLEAAGLVHTTGSLSGRPGPNALLYEIDPGAGHVAALSADPTGITALVADITGTVIGQARVEADAVAEDVRHRTAQLVAEAVDGALRQAGLGHDDLRAAVIGTPGAIDPHTGQLRYAPHLPGWHSRTLRDDLAAVLGTPVAIENDVNLAAVAEQYEGAAQDFDNYVLTWLDEGVGAAIVLGGTLLRGATGGAGEIGYMPLPGAPLVRGGSAGSGSPDGGGDGGFESLVSAYVVRELSGGGATLTEVMADDAALGEVARRIATGIAAVVAVVDPELVVLSGSVAQAGGDKLRVRVEEELTGLALPRPQIRISELDGDPILTGALRSALTQARDQVFDTA encoded by the coding sequence ATGGCAGCAGCGGGCACGGGCAGCACACCCGGGACCCCGGGGACCCCGGGCACCCCGCGCGTCCTGCGCGCCATGAACGACCGCGCCGTACTCGACCTCCTGGTCCTGCACGGCCCCCTCACCCGTACCCGCATCGGCGAGCTGACCGGTCTCTCCAAGCCCACCACCTCGCAGCTGCTCGGCCGCCTCGAAGCCGCCGGGCTCGTGCACACCACCGGCAGCCTCAGCGGGCGCCCCGGGCCCAACGCCCTGCTGTACGAGATCGATCCGGGCGCCGGGCACGTCGCCGCGCTGTCCGCCGATCCGACCGGCATCACCGCCCTGGTCGCCGACATCACCGGCACCGTCATCGGGCAGGCCCGCGTCGAGGCCGACGCCGTCGCCGAGGACGTGCGCCACCGCACCGCCCAGCTGGTCGCGGAGGCCGTCGACGGCGCGCTGCGGCAGGCCGGGCTCGGCCACGACGACCTGCGGGCCGCGGTGATCGGCACCCCCGGCGCCATCGACCCGCACACCGGCCAGCTGCGCTACGCCCCGCACCTGCCGGGCTGGCACTCCCGGACGCTGCGCGACGATCTCGCCGCCGTCCTCGGCACCCCCGTCGCCATCGAGAACGACGTGAACCTCGCCGCCGTCGCCGAGCAGTACGAGGGCGCCGCACAGGACTTCGACAACTACGTGCTGACCTGGCTCGACGAGGGCGTCGGCGCCGCCATCGTGCTCGGCGGCACCCTGCTGCGCGGCGCCACGGGCGGCGCGGGCGAGATCGGGTACATGCCGCTGCCCGGCGCCCCGCTGGTGCGTGGCGGCTCGGCGGGCAGCGGCTCGCCGGACGGCGGCGGTGACGGCGGGTTCGAGAGCCTCGTCTCGGCGTACGTCGTCCGCGAACTCAGCGGCGGCGGCGCGACGTTGACCGAGGTCATGGCCGACGACGCCGCACTCGGCGAGGTCGCCCGGCGCATCGCCACCGGCATCGCCGCCGTCGTCGCCGTCGTCGACCCCGAACTCGTCGTGCTCTCCGGCTCGGTGGCCCAAGCGGGTGGGGACAAACTCCGCGTACGCGTCGAGGAGGAGCTCACCGGGCTCGCGCTGCCCCGCCCGCAGATCCGCATCAGCGAGCTCGACGGCGACCCGATCCTCACCGGCGCCCTGCGCTCGGCCCTCACCCAGGCCCGCGACCAGGTCTTCGACACGGCCTGA
- a CDS encoding carbohydrate ABC transporter permease yields the protein MALQLSNPARRRLRTLGFLSPWLVGFSVFFAYPLIATVYFSFMHYNQIKEPTFVGLRNWRYVFEQMPLFGPALWNTLWLVVIMVALRVVFGLSLGLLITKIKTGAGFFRTAFYLPYLAPPVAATVAFVFLLNPGTGPVNEILSSIGITGPNWFNDPDTAKPSLVLLSLWGIGDLMVIFMAALLDVPKEQYEAADLDGAGPFAKFRYVTWPAITPIVMFAVVTGVVQTMQYYTQALVAGKVASGVNIGPGSVIQPGYPDHSTLTVPQLVYQMGFQNFNTGAACVLSLVLFAIAMAVTMLLMRKRSGLLAAED from the coding sequence ATGGCACTGCAACTCTCCAACCCGGCGCGCCGCAGGCTGCGCACGCTCGGCTTCCTGTCCCCCTGGCTGGTCGGCTTCAGCGTCTTCTTCGCGTACCCGCTGATCGCCACCGTCTACTTCTCGTTCATGCACTACAACCAGATCAAGGAGCCCACCTTCGTGGGCCTCAGGAACTGGCGGTACGTGTTCGAGCAGATGCCGCTGTTCGGCCCGGCCCTGTGGAACACCCTGTGGCTGGTCGTGATCATGGTGGCGCTCCGGGTGGTCTTCGGGCTCTCGCTCGGGCTGCTCATCACGAAGATCAAGACGGGCGCCGGGTTCTTCCGCACCGCCTTCTACCTTCCCTACCTCGCCCCGCCGGTGGCCGCCACGGTCGCCTTCGTCTTCCTGCTCAACCCGGGCACGGGCCCGGTCAACGAGATCCTGAGCTCGATCGGGATCACCGGGCCCAACTGGTTCAACGACCCGGACACCGCCAAGCCCTCGCTCGTGCTGCTCTCCCTGTGGGGCATCGGCGACCTGATGGTGATCTTCATGGCCGCGCTGCTCGACGTACCGAAGGAGCAGTACGAGGCGGCGGACCTGGACGGCGCGGGGCCCTTCGCGAAGTTCCGCTACGTGACCTGGCCCGCGATCACCCCGATCGTGATGTTCGCGGTGGTCACGGGCGTCGTGCAGACCATGCAGTACTACACGCAGGCCCTGGTCGCGGGGAAGGTCGCCTCCGGCGTCAACATCGGGCCCGGCTCGGTGATCCAGCCCGGCTACCCGGACCACTCGACCCTCACGGTCCCCCAGCTCGTCTACCAGATGGGCTTCCAGAACTTCAACACCGGTGCGGCGTGCGTTCTCTCGCTCGTGCTCTTCGCCATCGCCATGGCCGTGACGATGCTCCTGATGCGCAAGCGCTCCGGACTGCTCGCGGCGGAGGACTGA
- a CDS encoding DUF4232 domain-containing protein, whose product MRVRKLTTFAALAVAASLSLTACNGDDVASGDSSSASSSSSGGGSDQGGSNDTAGKDSGGEKPAPAGKDSAGSGSGSGSGQSGTGGKCRTDDLNITASDSTIDGDTDGSVAVTFENGGADCTLSGFAGVDLKTSEGDLSATRTGQGASPMTLKSGKSVSFSVGYPVNDSGGSGVRVTSLVVTPPGETKSFSVEWPGSGTLPVTDGSGSPVKVFAIGSAGQGGAQ is encoded by the coding sequence ATGCGCGTTCGCAAGCTCACCACCTTCGCCGCCCTGGCCGTCGCCGCGAGCCTCTCGCTCACGGCCTGCAACGGCGACGACGTCGCGAGCGGCGACTCGTCCTCCGCCTCCTCCTCGTCCTCGGGCGGCGGTTCGGACCAGGGCGGCTCGAACGACACCGCGGGCAAGGACTCCGGCGGCGAGAAGCCCGCCCCGGCGGGCAAGGACTCCGCGGGATCGGGCTCGGGCTCCGGCTCCGGCCAGAGCGGCACGGGCGGCAAGTGCCGCACCGACGACCTGAACATCACCGCGTCGGACAGCACCATCGACGGCGACACCGACGGCTCCGTCGCGGTGACGTTCGAGAACGGCGGCGCGGACTGCACCCTGTCCGGCTTCGCGGGCGTCGACCTGAAGACCAGCGAGGGCGACCTCTCCGCCACGCGCACGGGCCAGGGCGCCAGCCCGATGACCCTCAAGAGCGGCAAGTCGGTGTCCTTCAGCGTCGGCTACCCGGTCAACGACTCGGGCGGCTCCGGCGTCCGCGTCACCAGCCTCGTCGTGACCCCGCCCGGCGAGACGAAGTCGTTCTCCGTGGAGTGGCCGGGCTCCGGCACCCTGCCCGTCACCGACGGCTCCGGCTCCCCGGTCAAGGTCTTCGCGATCGGCAGCGCGGGCCAGGGCGGCGCGCAGTAA
- a CDS encoding 6-phospho-beta-glucosidase, whose translation MKLAVVGGGSTYTPELIDGFARLRDTLPIEELVLVDPAADRLELVGGLARRIFAKQGHPGRIVTTSDVDAGVADADAVLLQLRVGGQAARDQDETWPLECGCVGQETTGAGGLAKALRTVPVVLDIAERVRRANPNAWIIDFTNPVGIVTRALLQAGHKAVGLCNVAIGFQRKFAKLLDVAPGEVHLDHVGLNHLTWETGVRLGGPGGDDILPKLLAEHGDAVAEDLRMPRAIVDRLGVVPSYYLRYFYQHDAVVEELRTKPSRASEVAAMERTLLEMYGDPTLDEKPELLAKRGGAFYSEAAVDLAASLLGNGGSPYQVINTVNNGTLPFLPDDAVIEVQATVDGKGAKPLAVPKLDPLYAGLIANVTGYEDLALQAALHGGRERVFKALLAHPLVGQYAYAEQLTDSLIAHNREHLAWA comes from the coding sequence ATGAAGCTCGCAGTGGTCGGCGGAGGCTCGACCTACACCCCCGAACTCATCGATGGATTCGCGCGGTTGAGGGACACCCTGCCGATCGAGGAACTCGTCCTCGTCGATCCGGCGGCCGACCGCCTGGAGCTGGTGGGCGGCCTCGCGCGGCGCATCTTCGCCAAGCAGGGCCACCCCGGCCGCATCGTCACCACCTCCGACGTGGACGCGGGCGTCGCGGACGCCGACGCCGTGCTCCTGCAGCTGCGCGTCGGCGGGCAGGCGGCCCGCGACCAGGACGAGACGTGGCCCCTGGAGTGCGGCTGCGTCGGCCAGGAGACCACCGGCGCGGGCGGCCTCGCCAAGGCGCTGCGCACGGTGCCCGTGGTGCTCGACATCGCCGAGCGCGTCCGGCGGGCCAACCCGAACGCCTGGATCATCGACTTCACCAACCCGGTCGGCATCGTCACCCGCGCGCTGCTGCAGGCCGGACACAAGGCCGTCGGCCTGTGCAACGTGGCGATCGGCTTCCAGCGCAAGTTCGCCAAGCTCCTCGACGTCGCGCCGGGCGAGGTCCACCTGGATCACGTGGGGCTCAACCACCTCACCTGGGAGACGGGCGTACGCCTCGGCGGCCCGGGCGGCGACGACATCCTCCCCAAGCTCCTCGCGGAGCACGGGGACGCGGTCGCCGAGGACCTGCGCATGCCGCGCGCGATCGTCGACCGGCTCGGTGTCGTGCCCTCGTACTACCTGCGCTACTTCTACCAGCACGACGCCGTGGTCGAGGAGCTGCGGACCAAGCCGTCGCGGGCCTCCGAAGTGGCCGCGATGGAGCGTACGTTGCTGGAGATGTACGGCGACCCCACGCTCGACGAGAAGCCCGAACTGCTCGCCAAGCGCGGCGGCGCCTTCTACTCGGAGGCGGCCGTGGACCTCGCGGCCTCGCTGCTCGGCAACGGGGGCAGCCCGTACCAGGTGATCAACACCGTCAACAACGGCACGCTGCCCTTCCTGCCCGACGACGCGGTCATCGAGGTGCAGGCCACGGTCGACGGCAAGGGCGCCAAGCCACTCGCCGTGCCGAAGCTCGACCCGCTGTACGCCGGGCTCATCGCGAACGTCACCGGATACGAGGACCTGGCGCTCCAGGCCGCGCTGCACGGCGGCCGCGAGCGCGTCTTCAAGGCGCTGCTCGCCCATCCGCTGGTCGGCCAGTACGCGTACGCCGAGCAGCTCACGGACAGCCTCATCGCGCACAACCGGGAGCACCTGGCGTGGGCGTAG
- a CDS encoding DUF397 domain-containing protein, whose product MTDFDFAKSSYSTDTHECVEVACNVPGTVAVRDSKDPAPDAPILRLAPAAWTRFTGSLR is encoded by the coding sequence GTGACCGATTTCGACTTCGCCAAGTCCAGCTACAGCACAGACACACACGAATGCGTCGAAGTCGCCTGCAACGTCCCCGGAACTGTCGCCGTCCGCGATTCCAAGGACCCTGCCCCCGACGCCCCGATACTCCGCCTGGCCCCGGCGGCCTGGACCCGCTTCACGGGGTCACTGCGCTGA